A single window of Tamandua tetradactyla isolate mTamTet1 chromosome 25, mTamTet1.pri, whole genome shotgun sequence DNA harbors:
- the H1-1 gene encoding histone H1.1 codes for MSEAGLPAPAASTALEKAPAGKKAKKPGKAASAAPKKKPVGPSVSELIMQAVSSSKERSGMSLAALKKALSAAGYDVEKNNSRIKLGLKSLVSKGTLVQTKGTGASGSFKFNKKVAEAKPNTTKAVAKTKVVVTSKKPRKSTGVAAKKGVKTPKKVKKPAAARKPSKSPKKPKVVKAKKLPKSPVKAKAVKPKGAKVKVTKPKTAKPKKTAPKKK; via the coding sequence ATGTCAGAGGCCGGCCTACCTGCTCCAGCTGCTTCCACAGCTCTAGAAAAGGCGCCAGCTGGGAAGAAGGCAAAGAAGCCTGGGAAGGCTGCTTCCGCCGCCCCCAAGAAGAAGCCCGTGGGGCCTTCGGTTTCGGAGCTGATCATGCAGGCAGTTTCTTCTTCTAAGGAGCGCAGCGGCATGTCCCTGGCTGCGCTCAAGAAGGCGCTGTCGGCCGCTGGCTACGACGTGGAGAAGAACAACAGCCGCATCAAGCTGGGCCTAAAGAGCCTAGTGAGCAAGGGCACCCTGGTGCAGACCAAGGGCACGGGTGCCTCGGGCTCCTTCAAGTTCAACAAGAAGGTGGCGGAAGCCAAGCCCAACACCACAAAGGCAGTAGCAAAAACCAAGGTAGTAGTCACCTCTAAGAAGCCTAGAAAATCCACTGGTGTTGCTGCCAAGAAAGGAGTAAAGACTCCGAAAAAGGTTAAGAAGCCTGCGGCGGCAAGAAAACCCTCCAAGAGTCCCAAGAAGCCCAAAGTTGTGAAAGCTAAGAAACTACCAAAGAGTCCAGTTAAGGCTAAGGCTGTGAAACCCAAAGGAGCTAAGGTTAAAGTGACTAAACCCAAGACTGCCAAGCCCAAGAAGACAGCAcctaagaaaaagtaa